In Molothrus aeneus isolate 106 chromosome 31, BPBGC_Maene_1.0, whole genome shotgun sequence, the genomic stretch gggaagggaaagagggagaaaaatgtgagtttttgcagaaaagctgtttgggaaggagggaggaaaggaggagagggatggggagaagggAAATAGGGAGAAAAATCTGAGTTTTTCCAGAGCAGGTgcttgggagggagggaggagagaaggaCAGGGataagggaaaaggaaagaacaggaataaggggaaaagaggaaaaatctgagcttttggaaaaaaaggtgcctggaagaaagggaaggaggcagggagggagagaaagagggagagggacagggagaaggggaaaaagagagaaaaatctgagTTTTAACAGAGCAGGTActtggggagggagggatggagggagaatGGGAGAGGGAtagggagaagagagaaagagaaaaatcttctgAGATTTTGGAGAGTTTtttgagggagggaaggaaggagagaaggagggaggaggagagggacagggagatgGGAAAGAGAACAACACGGGCAGGGGCTCTGCGGTGCTGATCTCCAACcctgcctcctcccctgcctccccttcccgcagcagctccagctctctcccGCCGGGATGTCCTTctccagccagctcagctcccgCTGCTCCGCGCCCTGCGCCgtctcctgcccccagccctgcgcCGACACCTGGAACCAGCCCTGCGTCACCTCCTGCGGGGACTCGCGGGCCGTCATCCACCCCCCGCCCGTGGTCATCACCTTCCCGgggcccatcctcagctcctgcccccagGAGAGCATCGTGGGCTCGGCGCTGCCGGCGGGAATGGAGCGCCCCGGGGGcctgcagggctccctgctCTATGGaggcttcttctcctcctccaggggCGCCTGGGGCCAGCGCTCCGGGGGCTGCGGGCCCTGCTGAGCcgggagagggatggggacaccgcggggagaggcagcaggagctggggcaggggctgagcgGCTCggtggggctgggagtgggTCAGGATTCATGGGAAATGTTCAGGATCCCATGGGAGCTGCTCAGGATCCGTGGGAACTGCTCAGGATTCACCAAAGCTGCTCAGAATCCATGGGGATCGTTCAGAACCTGTGGGAACTGCTCAGAATCCATGGAAAGATGTTCAGGATCCATGGGAACTGTTCAGGATCCATGGGAGCTGCTTAGAATCCATGGAAAATGTTCAGGATCCATGGGAACTGTTCAGGATCCATGGGAGCTGCTCAGAATCCATGGAAAGATGTTCAGGATCCATGGGAATTGTTCTGGACCCATAGTAACTGCTCAGACTCCATGGGAACTGCTCAGAATCCATGGGAAATGCTCGACATCCATGCAAACCCCTCAGCACCCCTGGGAGccgctcttcctcctccccttcctgtTTTTAATGTCGCTTTTCTCCAAATTTGCCTCTCCCTTCCTCAAACCCTGAATTGTTTGCCCACTTTTATCCCAAtaaatttctgtgtttgcatTCAAATCTCTtggatttcttctcttttttataaAATCTCTGCAAACCCACGGGACCAAACTATCCCATTATCCCAGAGAATTTGGGAGGAGGGTTTGGCTCCTCCAGGGAATGTCTTTGTGGATTCACCCATcagaaaattcccatttcacCTTCCCAGGGAACCAGGTGGGACAAAAAAATTCCACGAAAAATTTACGTGTCCACTCCAGAACTGCTCCAAGAGCTCATCCCACCCGAACAGAAAACTCCAAATCGTGATGCAGAAAGGATTTTATTGGGGCCAAGCAATGGGATTCATCCCGCGACAGCAGCGCCACCCGGAATTCCAGGGGAATTCAGAGGGAATTCCAGA encodes the following:
- the LOC136568128 gene encoding claw keratin-like produces the protein MSFSSQLSSRCSAPCAVSCPQPCADTWNQPCVTSCGDSRAVIHPPPVVITFPGPILSSCPQESIVGSALPAGMERPGGLQGSLLYGGFFSSSRGAWGQRSGGCGPC